A genomic window from Silene latifolia isolate original U9 population chromosome 11, ASM4854445v1, whole genome shotgun sequence includes:
- the LOC141612158 gene encoding receptor protein kinase TMK1-like, producing the protein MCMEHSRVFTLGPVVVQTVVLVVSLLLVTTTALAPSDSDAMQQLKKNLDFSSSDVKWSNADPCQWEKVQCELNRVTRIQLVQQNLGGSLSPAIANLTNLKVFEVMTNNLSGPLPSFKGLSSLQTLNVHTNQFGSIPSDFFDGLTSLAAVYLDNNPFSPWSIPDGLQSVVSLTNFSAVSANIVGKIPDFFNSSTFPSLANLHLSLNSLEGGVPSGFGSLPLQTLWLNGQKDSNGARTLNGTVEFLQNMTQLVQIWFNMNGFTGPIPDLSGLSGLEYLNLRDNSLTGPVPPSLTKMLSLKVVNFTNNALQGPTPKFSSSVAVDMLPNLNSFCLTDPGVECDSRVNALISILEPFGYPLELANAWKGNDPCTFTMGITCSGGNISVINLQNKNLSGTISPNFAALTSVQTLNLAHNDLIDTIPDALATMPNLKTLDLSYNHLNLDKKPAFTHTSVNLVNNIVISQAPPPGSSTSGKSGGTSSSGESKGTSGKSSGTGIKVGVIIGGVCIILFAGLLLLYFSRRKRVHDKLQSQTIVVHPNHSGSDGALKITVAGSGANGKAMSEGYSQGSNGQGDVHVIETNSMVISIQVLRSVTNDFANDKILGKGGFGTVYEGKLPDETKIAVKRMNSGALGDKGLVEFQSEIAVLTKVRHRHLVGLLGYCLDGIEKILVYEYLPQGTLSRYLFNWKEEGLKPLTWAQRLTISLDVARGVEYLHSLAHQSFIHRDLKPSNILLGDDMRAKVADFGLVRLAPDGKTSIETRLAGTFGYLAPEYAVMGRITTKVDVFSFGVILMEMITGRKALDESQPEDSVHLVTWFRRMYINKDAFHKAIDPTIDLDEDTLDSVNTVAELAGHCCAREPSQRPEMGHVVNVISSLAHKWKPTEDSSDDLFGIDFDMNLPQALKKWQALGDSNTDTSMSSFFASGDSSQSSQTSVPTRPSNFAEPLTSLDAR; encoded by the exons ATGTGCATGGAGCATTCCAGGGTTTTTACCCTGGGGCCAGTTGTTGTTCAGACGGTTGTTCTTGTGGTGTCATTACTCCTGGTGACGACAACTGCACTCGCCCCATCTGATTCCGATGCAATGCAGCAACTTAAAAAAAATCTGGACTTTTCATCATCAGATGTTAAGTGGTCTAATGCGGACCCGTGTCAATGGGAAAAAGTCCAGTGTGAGCTGAATCGAGTCACTCGTATTCAGCTAGTTCAGCAAAACCTGGGTGGCTCTCTATCCCCTGCAATTGCCAACCTGACAAACCTTAAAGTGTTTGAGGTTATGACCAATAATTTATCGGGTCCATTACCGAGTTTCAAGGGGTTGAGCTCACTCCAGACACTGAATGTCCATACTAATCAGTTTGGTTCCATTCCCTCGGATTTCTTTGACGGGTTGACCTCTCTTGCTGCAGTTTATCTAGACAACAATCCGTTTAGTCCTTGGTCTATACCAGATGGGCTTCAGAGTGTGGTGTCTTTGACGAATTTCTCTGCGGTCTCTGCAAATATTGTTGGTAAAATACCTGATTTTTTCAATTCCAGCACTTTCCCAAGTTTGGCGAATTTGCATTTGTCATTGAATAGCCTTGAGGGTGGTGTACCCTCGGGCTTTGGGAGTCTTCCACTCCAAACCCTGTGGTTGAATGGGCAAAAGGATTCAAATGGCGCTCGAACCCTTAATGGTACAGTTGAGTTTTTGCAGAACATGACCCAATTAGTACAGATATGGTTTAATATGAATGGGTTTACTGGTCCTATACCGGATTTATCAGGACTATCAGGTTTGGAGTATTTGAATTTGAGAGATAATAGCCTTACCGGTCCGGTGCCTCCCTCTTTAACGAAAATGCTGTCGCTTAAGGTGGTCAATTTTACCAACAATGCTTTACAGGGGCCAACCCCTAAGTTCAGTTCTTCTGTAGCTGTTGATATGCTGCCTAACCTGAACAGCTTCTGTTTGACTGACCCTGGAGTGGAATGTGATAGCCGTGTGAATGCTTTAATATCCATTCTCGAACCGTTTGGGTACCCTTTAGAATTAGCAAATGCATGGAAAGGCAATGATCCTTGTACCTTTACGATGGGGATAACTTGTTCTGGAGGCAACATTAGTGTCATCAATTTACAGAATAAGAACCTTAGTGGTACTATCTCGCCTAATTTCGCAGCTCTTACATCAGTTCAGACTTTGAATCTTGCGCATAATGACCTCATTGATACCATTCCCGATGCACTAGCGACTATGCCTAATCTTAAAACGCTTGATCTTTCATACAATCATTTAAATCTGGATAAGAAGCCAGCTTTTACCCATACTTCGGTTAATCTTGTTAACAATATTGTTATTAGCCAGGCTCCTCCACCTGGCAGTAGTACTTCTGGTAAGTCTGGAGGAACTAGTTCCTCAGGTGAATCTAAAGGAACTAGTGGAAAGAGCTCAGGAACTGGAATAAAAGTTGGAGTCATAATTGGCGGTGTTTGCATTATTTTGTTTGCTGGTTTATTGCTATTGTATTTTTCGAGAAGGAAGAGGGTTCATGATAAATTACAATCTCAAACAATTGTTGTCCATCCTAATCATTCGGGATCAGATGGTGCTCTCAAAATCACAGTTGCTGGCTCTGGCGCCAACGGCAAGGCAATGAGTGAAGGTTATAGTCAAGGAAGTAATGGTCAAGGTGACGTCcatgtgatagaaacaaataGCATGGTCATTTCTATACAAGTCTTACGGAGTGTGACAAACGACTTTGCCAATGATAAAATCTTAGGAAAGGGGGGTTTTGGTACTGTCTATGAAGGAAAGTTACCCGATGAAACCAAGATAGCTGTAAAAAGGATGAACTCTGGAGCCTTAGGAGATAAGGGTCTGGTAGAATTTCAGTCTGAGATTGCGGTTCTTACTAAGGTTCGACATCGTCATTTGGTTGGTCTCTTGGGATACTGTTTGGATGGAATTGAGAAAATTCTTGTTTATGAGTACTTACCGCAAGGTACGTTAAGCAGGTATCTGTTTAACTGGAAAGAGGAAGGATTAAAACCCCTTACGTGGGCACAAAGGTTAACAATCTCATTAGATGTGGCTAGAGGAGTGGAATATCTGCATAGTTTGGCACATCAAAGTTTCATTCACAGGGATCTTAAGCCTTCTAATATTCTTCTGGGAGATGATATGCGGGCTAAAGTGGCTGATTTTGGACTTGTTCGACTTGCGCCCGATGGAAAAACTTCAATAGAGACCAGACTTGCAGGAACTTTTGGTTATTTGGCACCTGAATACGCAG TGATGGGACGCATAACTACAAAAGTCGACGTGTTTAGTTTTGGCGTTATCTTGATGGAGATGATCACAGGACGAAAGGCGCTAGATGAGTCTCAACCAGAGGACAGTGTTCACCTGGTCACTTGGTTCAGAAGAATGTACATCAACAAGGATGCATTCCACAAAGCCATTGACCCCACCATTGATCTAGACGAAGATACACTTGACAGTGTCAACACCGTTGCTGAGCTAGCGGGTCATTGCTGTGCAAGGGAGCCGAGTCAAAGGCCTGAAATGGGTCACGTAGTGAATGTGATCTCTTCTCTCGCACATAAGTGGAAGCCGACAGAAGACAGCTCGGACGACCTGTTCGGGATCGATTTCGACATGAACTTACCACAAGCCCTTAAAAAGTGGCAGGCACTTGGAGATAGCAATACTGATACTTCTATGTCCTCATTCTTTGCAAGCGGGGATAGTTCCCAAAGTTCTCAGACAAGCGTACCAACTCGACCCTCGAATTTTGCTGAGCCTCTTACCTCTTTGGATGCTAGGTGA